A window of Acidimicrobiales bacterium contains these coding sequences:
- a CDS encoding histone deacetylase family protein, protein MHTVYSLRHHRHHARAELIDGTMAPAHERPERAEWVLAAVEAADLGPVIAPTEHGLEPLARVHDERFLTFLGVAWGEWVAEHGTATDALGLAWPTRRFAQREPDAIDGRLSYYSFDAGSPIMAGTAEAVFASADVALSGADLLLDGHPHVFSLCRPPGHHAARDLYGGYCFVNNAAAAAQALRDGGMERVAVVDVDYHHGNGTQDIFWERGDVFVTSLHGDPRQEYPYFAGYADERGEGPGEDANANFPLPWGTGAGRWFEALDIALGRVRAFSPDAVVVSLGVDTFRDDPISRFELDTDDYPVLGARLADLGLPTLVVLEGGYAVDAIGTNVAGVLRGLVGAPTSGGDDDAPDLRGPDGGGEPVAEAVVRE, encoded by the coding sequence GTGCACACCGTCTACAGCCTGCGCCACCACCGCCACCACGCCCGGGCCGAGCTGATCGACGGCACCATGGCGCCCGCCCACGAGCGCCCCGAGCGGGCCGAGTGGGTGCTCGCTGCGGTCGAGGCGGCCGACCTCGGCCCCGTCATCGCCCCCACCGAGCACGGCCTCGAGCCGCTGGCCCGGGTGCACGACGAGCGCTTCCTCACCTTCCTGGGCGTGGCCTGGGGGGAGTGGGTGGCCGAGCACGGCACCGCCACCGACGCGCTCGGCCTGGCCTGGCCCACCCGGCGCTTCGCCCAGCGCGAGCCCGACGCCATCGACGGGCGCCTGTCCTACTACTCCTTCGACGCCGGCTCGCCGATCATGGCGGGCACGGCCGAAGCGGTCTTCGCCTCCGCCGACGTGGCTCTCAGCGGCGCCGACCTGTTGCTCGACGGCCATCCGCACGTCTTCTCGCTGTGTCGCCCGCCCGGCCACCACGCCGCCCGCGACCTCTACGGCGGCTACTGCTTCGTCAACAACGCCGCGGCCGCCGCCCAGGCGCTTCGCGACGGCGGCATGGAGCGGGTCGCGGTCGTCGACGTCGACTACCACCACGGCAACGGCACCCAGGACATCTTCTGGGAGCGCGGCGACGTCTTCGTCACCAGCCTCCATGGCGATCCTCGCCAGGAGTACCCGTACTTCGCGGGCTACGCCGACGAGCGCGGCGAGGGTCCCGGCGAGGACGCCAACGCCAACTTCCCCCTGCCGTGGGGCACAGGCGCGGGTCGCTGGTTCGAGGCCCTCGACATCGCTCTCGGTCGGGTCCGCGCCTTCTCCCCCGACGCCGTCGTGGTGTCGCTCGGCGTCGACACCTTCCGCGACGACCCCATCTCCCGCTTCGAGCTCGACACCGACGACTACCCGGTGCTGGGCGCACGCCTCGCCGACCTCGGCCTGCCCACCCTCGTCGTGCTCGAGGGCGGCTACGCGGTCGACGCCATCGGCACCAACGTGGCCGGCGTGCTCCGCGGCCTGGTCGGGGCACCCACCTCGGGCGGAGACGACGACGCTCCGGACCTTCGCGGGCCCGATGGTGGTGGCGAACCGGTGGCGGAGGCGGTCGTCCGCGAGTAG
- a CDS encoding CPBP family intramembrane metalloprotease: MRVKPSALSAIAAILGYLVVVFSVWGITGLEYDEVGDTVESVRKGIVLSIGAGAAYLAAVTTILGWWKPALHEPRRVGGRWMMLIPALLALGAIGNLATTKWGEIDGVASYVLWLAIGTLLVGFSEELLTRGIAIVGGRGSMHERWVWVFSGAIFGLLHAPNALFGQSLPETMQQIVFAFAVGLMYYVTRRITGALVVTMGLHAIWDFSIFIQAHSTQNLADKPIAAGGLVLNVTVILGIVALVKILRAGDVVEPGGDQLAEFDRAA; encoded by the coding sequence ATGCGCGTGAAGCCCTCCGCCCTTTCCGCCATCGCCGCGATCCTCGGCTACCTGGTGGTCGTCTTCTCCGTGTGGGGAATCACGGGCCTCGAGTACGACGAGGTCGGTGACACGGTCGAGAGCGTCCGGAAGGGCATCGTGCTCTCCATCGGTGCCGGCGCGGCCTACCTGGCCGCGGTGACGACGATCCTGGGCTGGTGGAAGCCCGCCCTGCATGAACCGCGCCGGGTCGGGGGTCGCTGGATGATGCTCATCCCTGCGCTGCTCGCCCTCGGGGCCATCGGGAACCTCGCGACCACGAAGTGGGGCGAGATCGACGGCGTCGCGTCGTACGTACTCTGGCTGGCCATCGGCACACTCCTCGTTGGCTTCTCCGAGGAGCTGCTCACCCGCGGGATCGCGATAGTCGGCGGGCGGGGGTCGATGCACGAGCGATGGGTGTGGGTGTTCTCGGGGGCCATCTTCGGCCTCCTCCACGCACCCAACGCCCTGTTCGGGCAGAGCCTCCCGGAGACGATGCAACAGATCGTGTTCGCGTTCGCCGTCGGCCTCATGTACTACGTCACACGCCGCATCACGGGCGCCTTGGTCGTCACCATGGGCCTGCATGCGATCTGGGACTTCTCGATCTTCATCCAGGCGCACTCGACGCAGAACCTTGCCGACAAGCCCATCGCCGCCGGCGGCCTGGTCCTGAACGTCACCGTCATCCTCGGCATCGTGGCGCTGGTCAAGATCCTCAGGGCGGGCGACGTGGTAGAGCCCGGTGGCGATCAGCTCGCCGAGTTCGACCGGGCCGCCTGA
- a CDS encoding amidohydrolase family protein produces the protein MGVQRHGGDVMAYDVVIKGGTVIDGTGAPGFAADVAVQDGRIAEVGPGLDGRQVLDAGGHVVAPGFIDIHTHYDAQVFWDPGLTPSSYHGVTTVIAGNCGFSIAPCGPDGAGILGRTLQHVEDMSLDTLVAGVPWDEFEDFGQYLDAVERRGVGLNYGCYVGHTAVRLFVMGEDAYERPATEAEIATMRQIVADAMAAGAAGFATSASPTHNGDQGRPVPSRVADLAELTALAEPLRDAGRGVLAMLPGGVISNDEVFALQRHLGRPITWTALLTVKGFPYHLKVIDEHDAARAGGVEVWPQVSCRPLMFQMNLAEPFTLNMRESFSSIMGQSHEERMATYRDPAWRARAWEELSGRRQGILPFNWPSLSVAESDRHSELVGRNVVELAEERGCTPLDVILDISLDDDLVTRFNSVLANDDPEGIAWLLPRDGVLLGLADSGAHVSQLCDACFSTDLLGNWVRDREVMPLERAVHKLTAEPAGVYGLDDRGVVEAGRAADLVVFDADTVAPGPLRRVRDFPADGERLTADAPVGVRHTLVNGTPIRVDDEALPDAVGPDGRRPGVVLRD, from the coding sequence ATGGGGGTCCAGCGACACGGGGGTGACGTGATGGCCTACGACGTGGTGATCAAGGGCGGCACGGTGATCGACGGGACCGGCGCGCCGGGCTTCGCCGCCGACGTCGCCGTGCAGGACGGGCGCATCGCCGAGGTCGGCCCCGGCCTCGACGGGCGGCAGGTGCTCGACGCCGGCGGCCACGTCGTCGCACCGGGCTTCATCGACATCCACACGCACTACGACGCCCAGGTGTTCTGGGACCCGGGGCTGACCCCGTCGTCGTACCACGGCGTCACCACCGTCATCGCCGGCAACTGCGGCTTCTCGATCGCCCCGTGCGGGCCCGACGGCGCCGGCATCCTGGGGCGCACCCTCCAACACGTCGAGGACATGAGCCTCGACACCCTCGTGGCGGGCGTGCCGTGGGACGAATTCGAGGACTTCGGCCAGTACCTCGACGCCGTCGAGCGTCGCGGCGTGGGCCTCAACTACGGGTGCTACGTCGGCCACACCGCCGTGCGCCTGTTCGTCATGGGCGAGGACGCGTACGAGCGGCCCGCCACCGAGGCCGAGATCGCCACGATGCGCCAGATCGTGGCCGACGCCATGGCCGCCGGCGCCGCCGGGTTCGCCACCTCGGCCTCGCCCACCCACAACGGCGACCAGGGCCGCCCCGTCCCGTCCCGGGTGGCCGACCTCGCCGAGCTCACCGCGCTGGCCGAGCCGCTGCGCGACGCCGGCCGGGGCGTGCTGGCCATGCTGCCGGGCGGGGTCATCTCGAACGACGAGGTCTTCGCCCTCCAGCGCCACCTCGGCCGACCCATCACCTGGACGGCCCTGCTCACCGTGAAGGGCTTCCCGTACCACCTGAAGGTCATCGACGAGCACGACGCCGCCCGTGCCGGCGGGGTCGAGGTCTGGCCCCAGGTGTCATGCCGGCCCCTGATGTTCCAGATGAACCTGGCCGAGCCCTTCACCTTGAACATGCGCGAGTCCTTCTCGTCGATCATGGGCCAGTCCCACGAGGAGCGCATGGCCACCTACCGGGACCCCGCATGGCGAGCCCGGGCATGGGAGGAGCTCTCCGGTCGCCGCCAGGGCATCCTGCCGTTCAACTGGCCCTCGCTGTCGGTGGCCGAGTCGGACCGCCACTCCGAGCTGGTCGGACGCAACGTCGTCGAGCTGGCCGAGGAGCGGGGCTGTACGCCCCTCGACGTCATCCTCGACATCTCGCTCGACGACGACCTCGTCACCCGCTTCAACTCGGTGCTGGCCAACGACGACCCCGAAGGCATCGCCTGGCTCCTCCCCCGCGACGGCGTGCTGCTCGGGCTGGCCGACTCGGGCGCCCACGTCAGCCAGCTCTGCGACGCCTGCTTCAGCACCGACCTGCTGGGCAACTGGGTGCGAGACCGCGAGGTCATGCCCCTCGAGCGGGCCGTCCACAAGCTCACCGCCGAGCCGGCCGGGGTCTACGGGCTGGACGACCGCGGTGTCGTCGAAGCCGGGCGCGCCGCGGACCTCGTCGTGTTCGACGCGGACACCGTTGCCCCGGGTCCGCTGCGGCGGGTCCGGGACTTCCCCGCCGACGGCGAGCGCCTCACCGCCGACGCCCCCGTCGGCGTGCGCCACACCCTCGTCAACGGCACCCCCATCCGCGTCGACGACGAGGCCCTGCCCGACGCCGTCGGCCCCGACGGTCGGCGACCCGGCGTCGTCCTCCGCGACTGA